The Shewanella sp. NFH-SH190041 genome has a window encoding:
- a CDS encoding PfkB family carbohydrate kinase, with protein sequence MMKAIRQQNIRLLILNKHRVTVKELASQFNVSSRTIRSDLKTLADAGKCVLFHGGAKLAKSPEKTLFGKELFSHLATTVELPHTSTAELIPNHGSVYVLGSFNIDIVLDIDLFPQIGQTVHSSHTFFCPGGKGANQAAAAAKICPEVHFCTKVGQDEFGQRAKQYLHSTDIASLTVWEDPQHQTGHAVVLSNPNGDSMICCNPGANSHINQTEILQELHHIQDADIFLTQLENNFDITRFAVQKAHQFGKTVMLHPSPYTPQVRDILSFIDILTPGVLEAEALADMPITDLDSAKQAAAIITSKGVKHVIIPMMDKTYLWFDGGEYQVFPSYRSAVIDTTGIGDAFTGALAACLANRQNMTQAIRFACDFALLKIERKGASSMPTKDLVELFNQFKRSD encoded by the coding sequence ATGATGAAAGCAATTCGACAGCAAAATATCAGATTGTTGATCCTGAATAAGCATCGGGTGACGGTAAAAGAATTGGCCAGCCAATTTAATGTGTCATCCCGTACGATTCGCAGCGATCTGAAAACACTGGCTGATGCCGGAAAATGTGTTTTATTTCACGGCGGAGCCAAATTGGCTAAATCACCTGAAAAAACCTTATTCGGTAAAGAATTATTTTCTCACCTTGCAACCACAGTCGAACTCCCTCATACATCCACTGCTGAACTAATACCAAATCATGGCAGCGTATATGTATTGGGATCATTTAATATCGATATCGTGCTTGATATTGATCTGTTTCCTCAAATTGGTCAGACAGTACATTCCTCCCACACTTTTTTTTGTCCTGGAGGCAAAGGGGCTAATCAAGCCGCCGCCGCCGCGAAAATTTGTCCCGAAGTACATTTCTGCACCAAAGTCGGCCAGGATGAATTTGGCCAACGCGCCAAACAATATCTTCATAGTACCGATATCGCTTCATTAACAGTTTGGGAAGATCCCCAGCATCAGACCGGCCATGCCGTGGTACTGAGCAACCCGAATGGAGACAGCATGATTTGCTGTAACCCCGGGGCCAATAGTCACATCAACCAAACTGAAATTTTGCAGGAACTGCACCATATCCAGGATGCCGATATTTTTCTAACGCAACTGGAAAACAATTTTGACATCACCCGTTTTGCCGTACAAAAAGCACATCAATTCGGTAAAACCGTCATGCTCCATCCGTCTCCCTATACACCACAGGTCCGGGATATTTTGTCATTTATTGACATTCTTACCCCGGGTGTACTGGAAGCCGAAGCCTTGGCAGACATGCCTATCACAGATCTCGACAGTGCCAAACAGGCCGCCGCGATCATCACATCTAAGGGGGTTAAGCACGTCATCATCCCAATGATGGACAAAACATATTTATGGTTTGATGGAGGGGAATACCAAGTATTTCCCAGCTACCGGTCAGCAGTAATAGATACCACAGGTATCGGTGATGCATTCACCGGTGCACTGGCGGCCTGTCTGGCTAACCGGCAAAACATGACACAGGCTATCCGATTCGCCTGTGACTTTGCATTATTAAAAATAGAACGCAAAGGGGCATCAAGTATGCCCACTAAGGATCTGGTCGAGCTATTCAATCAATTTAAACGCAGTGATTGA
- the erpA gene encoding iron-sulfur cluster insertion protein ErpA, protein MTEQADAAMPIRFTDAAAAKVKSLLEEEQNDALKLRVYVTGGGCSGFQYGFTFDEKVNEGDFTVEKQGVQLVVDPMSLQYLVGGEVDYTSGLEGSRFFVKNPNATTTCGCGASFSV, encoded by the coding sequence ATGACTGAACAAGCTGATGCAGCAATGCCAATCCGTTTTACCGATGCGGCTGCAGCGAAAGTAAAAAGCCTGTTGGAAGAAGAGCAAAATGATGCCCTGAAACTGCGAGTTTATGTAACAGGGGGTGGCTGCTCAGGTTTCCAGTACGGTTTTACTTTTGATGAGAAAGTAAATGAAGGCGATTTTACTGTTGAGAAACAGGGCGTACAACTGGTGGTTGATCCCATGAGCCTGCAATATCTAGTCGGTGGTGAGGTGGATTACACTTCAGGGCTGGAAGGGTCACGTTTCTTTGTGAAAAATCCTAATGCCACGACCACTTGTGGCTGCGGTGCCAGTTTCTCTGTTTAA
- the tyrS gene encoding tyrosine--tRNA ligase, whose translation MADLDQVLAEIKRGTDEILLESDLLEKLKEGRPLRVKLGADPTAPDIHLGHTVILNKLRAFQELGHEVIFLIGDFTGMVGDPSGKNSTRPPLTREQVLANAETYKEQVYKILDPAKTRIEFNSSWLEQLGAAGMIRLASQQTVARMMERDDFKKRFGSGQSIAIHEFMYPLLQGYDSVALEADVELGGTDQKFNLLMGRELQKAAGQKPQTVIMMPLLEGLDGVKKMSKSAHNYIGVSEAPDEMFGKIMSISDELMWRYYELLSFRPLAEVAQLKAEVENGANPRDTKILLAKEIIARFHDDAAAEKAHQNFIARFQKGAIPDDIEEVTLVAGEGMAIANLLKEAGLVGSTSDAMRMIKQGAVKMDSEKVEDTKLVLNAGVSAVFQVGKRKFAKVTLA comes from the coding sequence ATGGCTGATTTAGACCAGGTATTAGCAGAAATTAAACGTGGTACCGACGAGATTTTACTCGAATCGGATCTGCTGGAAAAACTGAAAGAGGGACGTCCTCTGCGGGTTAAATTGGGGGCTGATCCTACCGCACCGGATATCCACTTGGGTCATACAGTTATTCTCAATAAACTGCGTGCATTTCAGGAATTGGGTCATGAAGTGATTTTCCTTATCGGTGATTTCACCGGTATGGTTGGCGACCCAAGCGGCAAAAATAGCACTCGTCCGCCACTGACACGTGAGCAGGTGCTGGCCAATGCTGAAACCTACAAAGAGCAGGTGTATAAAATTTTAGATCCGGCCAAAACCCGGATTGAGTTTAACTCCAGCTGGTTGGAGCAACTGGGCGCTGCCGGTATGATCCGCCTAGCTTCCCAGCAGACTGTGGCCCGGATGATGGAGCGTGATGACTTTAAAAAACGCTTTGGTTCAGGTCAGTCAATTGCGATTCATGAATTTATGTATCCACTGTTGCAGGGTTATGATTCTGTGGCGTTGGAAGCCGATGTTGAGCTGGGTGGTACCGATCAGAAGTTTAACCTGCTGATGGGCCGTGAGCTGCAAAAAGCTGCCGGGCAAAAACCACAAACAGTGATTATGATGCCACTGTTGGAAGGCTTGGACGGCGTGAAAAAAATGTCCAAATCTGCCCATAACTACATTGGCGTCAGTGAAGCACCAGATGAGATGTTCGGTAAAATCATGTCTATCTCTGATGAGCTGATGTGGCGTTACTATGAACTGCTGTCTTTCCGTCCGCTGGCTGAAGTTGCTCAGTTAAAAGCTGAGGTAGAAAACGGTGCGAACCCTCGGGACACCAAGATTCTGCTGGCTAAGGAAATTATTGCCCGTTTCCATGATGACGCTGCGGCTGAAAAAGCCCACCAGAACTTTATTGCCCGTTTCCAAAAAGGCGCAATCCCTGATGATATCGAGGAAGTAACCTTGGTTGCAGGTGAGGGAATGGCTATTGCTAATCTACTCAAAGAAGCGGGGTTAGTTGGATCAACCTCTGATGCGATGCGTATGATTAAGCAAGGCGCTGTGAAGATGGATAGCGAGAAGGTTGAAGATACCAAGCTAGTACTGAATGCCGGTGTATCTGCGGTATTCCAGGTTGGTAAGCGTAAGTTTGCCAAGGTAACGCTGGCTTAA
- a CDS encoding GRP family sugar transporter, translating to MYLVESYSTAIIMCFITMICWGSWANTTKLVDGKRWPFQLFYWDYTIGILLFSLVLAFTAGSMGSAGRPFMLDMQQADMSYIGSALLGGIIFNLSNILLVAAIDLAGMAVAFPIGVGLALVLGVITNYVAVPQGNPQILFGGVACVTLAIILTALAYSRIQQGENANKIKGMLTAIAAGLIMGWFFRFVAASMADDFANPVAGKLSPYSALVCFSVGVFLSNFIWNTLVMKKPIAGPKVNGSDYFKGSLKEHGIGILGGIIWSVGMSFSILASGVAGYAVSYGLGQGATMIAVFWGVFIWREFAKAPQGTNKLLTLVFASYILGIVLIIAANH from the coding sequence ATGTATTTAGTTGAATCTTATTCTACCGCCATCATCATGTGCTTTATTACCATGATTTGCTGGGGTTCTTGGGCCAATACCACCAAACTGGTGGACGGTAAACGCTGGCCGTTTCAATTATTCTACTGGGATTACACCATAGGTATTTTGTTGTTCTCCCTTGTACTGGCTTTCACCGCAGGCAGTATGGGCAGCGCAGGGCGTCCCTTTATGCTGGACATGCAACAAGCTGACATGAGTTATATCGGTTCAGCATTGCTGGGCGGCATTATCTTTAACCTATCCAACATCCTGCTGGTTGCCGCGATTGATTTAGCCGGTATGGCCGTTGCTTTCCCAATTGGGGTAGGTCTGGCGCTGGTACTGGGGGTTATCACCAACTATGTGGCAGTACCGCAAGGTAACCCTCAAATACTGTTTGGTGGCGTGGCCTGCGTGACTTTGGCCATCATTTTAACGGCTCTGGCTTACAGCCGCATTCAGCAAGGCGAAAATGCCAACAAGATTAAAGGTATGCTCACTGCCATTGCAGCGGGTCTTATCATGGGCTGGTTCTTCCGCTTTGTTGCTGCATCCATGGCCGATGATTTCGCCAACCCTGTTGCCGGCAAACTGTCTCCTTATTCTGCATTAGTGTGTTTCAGCGTGGGCGTATTCCTGTCCAACTTTATCTGGAACACCCTGGTAATGAAAAAACCTATCGCTGGGCCGAAAGTTAACGGCAGTGACTATTTCAAAGGATCACTGAAAGAGCACGGCATAGGTATTCTTGGCGGCATTATCTGGTCAGTGGGTATGTCCTTCAGCATTCTGGCTTCCGGTGTGGCGGGTTATGCTGTGTCCTATGGTCTGGGACAAGGCGCAACCATGATCGCAGTCTTCTGGGGTGTGTTTATCTGGCGCGAATTTGCTAAAGCGCCGCAAGGCACCAATAAGTTACTGACACTGGTATTTGCCTCTTACATCTTGGGCATCGTGCTGATTATTGCCGCCAACCATTAA
- a CDS encoding DUF2750 domain-containing protein — protein MSKTQKSLSELSAMTPEARYDHLVAAVKAEEEIWTLQDTDGCVMLTTEEEDCIPMWPSEDAAAAWAVDDWQDCEPLSIPLKDWLSRWVPGMEDDELFVAVFPVEGDLGVVIPPHELESRLVAQKRH, from the coding sequence ATGAGTAAAACGCAAAAATCCCTGTCCGAGCTGTCAGCAATGACCCCAGAAGCCCGTTATGATCACCTGGTTGCCGCCGTGAAAGCGGAAGAAGAAATCTGGACCCTGCAGGATACCGATGGTTGCGTTATGCTGACCACCGAAGAAGAAGACTGCATTCCAATGTGGCCTAGTGAAGATGCTGCTGCAGCTTGGGCTGTGGATGATTGGCAAGACTGTGAACCACTGTCTATTCCACTTAAAGACTGGTTATCTCGCTGGGTGCCAGGTATGGAAGACGATGAACTGTTTGTTGCAGTATTCCCTGTGGAAGGCGATCTGGGTGTCGTGATCCCACCACATGAATTGGAATCCCGTTTAGTGGCGCAAAAACGCCATTAA
- a CDS encoding peptidoglycan DD-metalloendopeptidase family protein: MGKVFTLFNLLPKLHQVLLGAILLFTLVVVVIPLENAQASRHIKASARLDAPQSPQNHIELPLAFRTPLAPGEGNPRPPVSAKPLLSTMPNASQVQFGQSVSGSDTPAQDLRQETVTVKSGDTLAALFQRAGLTPQDVHQVSQLPLAGAQAKKLRPGQTLVLLTTPQGKFAGMSFKLNAIDTLIVKATPAGLVEHKTSKTVELRQKLVAATIHTNFWNAAVKAGLAPAQIMELATIFGWDIDFALDLRQGDSFALVFDDEYADGEYLQSGDILAAEFINQGERFTAVRYKDGQYYSEDGRSMRKAFLKSPVDFKYVSSNFNPRRLHPVTGQIKAHRGVDYVAAIGTPIKAAGAGRVIASSYNQYNGNYVFIKHNDTYTTKYLHLTKRKVKTGQYVKQGQIIGTLGKTGRVTGAHLHYEFIVNGVHRNPRTVKLPKADPIAKQERAAFTELSQTLMTKLAAFKKLQYAQES, from the coding sequence ATGGGAAAAGTTTTTACACTGTTCAATTTATTGCCAAAATTACACCAAGTGCTGCTCGGGGCGATCCTACTGTTTACCCTCGTAGTGGTAGTGATCCCGCTGGAAAATGCCCAGGCATCACGCCATATCAAAGCCAGTGCCCGGCTCGATGCCCCCCAATCCCCGCAAAACCACATTGAACTACCGCTGGCTTTCAGAACACCTCTGGCACCGGGAGAAGGTAACCCTCGCCCACCAGTGAGTGCTAAACCGCTGCTGTCAACCATGCCCAATGCCAGTCAAGTACAATTTGGTCAGTCAGTCTCTGGCTCCGATACCCCAGCCCAGGACTTACGCCAAGAGACAGTCACAGTCAAATCCGGCGATACCCTGGCAGCATTATTTCAACGGGCGGGACTTACCCCGCAAGATGTTCATCAAGTCAGCCAATTACCACTGGCTGGCGCCCAAGCAAAAAAGCTGCGCCCCGGCCAAACACTGGTGCTGTTAACCACGCCTCAGGGCAAATTTGCCGGTATGTCATTTAAACTCAATGCCATTGATACCCTGATTGTTAAAGCCACTCCAGCGGGACTGGTCGAGCACAAAACCAGTAAAACCGTTGAGCTGCGGCAAAAATTGGTTGCCGCCACCATACACACCAATTTTTGGAATGCCGCAGTCAAAGCAGGACTCGCCCCAGCCCAGATTATGGAGTTAGCCACCATTTTTGGTTGGGATATCGATTTTGCTTTAGATCTACGTCAAGGCGACAGTTTTGCCTTAGTATTTGATGACGAATATGCCGATGGAGAATACCTGCAATCAGGGGATATTCTGGCAGCAGAGTTTATTAATCAGGGAGAGCGTTTTACTGCAGTGCGATACAAAGATGGCCAATACTACTCAGAAGATGGCCGCAGTATGCGCAAAGCCTTTTTGAAATCGCCGGTTGATTTTAAATATGTCAGCTCCAATTTTAATCCTCGCCGCCTACATCCTGTCACAGGGCAAATAAAGGCACACCGTGGCGTGGATTATGTTGCCGCCATTGGTACTCCGATTAAAGCGGCGGGGGCTGGGCGGGTGATCGCCTCAAGCTACAACCAATACAATGGCAACTATGTGTTTATCAAACACAATGACACTTATACCACCAAATATCTGCACCTGACCAAACGCAAAGTGAAAACCGGCCAGTATGTGAAACAGGGTCAGATTATTGGTACCTTGGGTAAAACCGGCCGAGTGACCGGCGCTCACCTGCATTATGAATTTATTGTCAACGGAGTTCACCGTAACCCCCGTACGGTTAAGCTGCCTAAAGCAGATCCTATTGCCAAACAAGAGCGAGCCGCATTTACCGAACTGAGCCAGACATTGATGACCAAACTGGCTGCCTTTAAAAAGCTGCAATATGCCCAGGAGAGTTAA
- a CDS encoding winged helix-turn-helix domain-containing protein — MAQADMSVGYGFKLADCRVDRADNTLCFTGEDKISLQPKFIDVLTVLAERYPEVVTREVLIDKIWDGNTYVGSRALTNAIWHLRQQLARLDDDTVIDTVRKTGYRLLIKPEFDYPVSSGAGQTDTNLVDNDHADSTGNRLPQRKSLVMVVGIASVLLALVFMAGILMWHAQHEDHEGHTSSRYLTREDGSERYPSVSPDGRYLVYGASSQGRGYSLFLKPLDNPAAISRRLTGPDINATRAIWHPDGKRLFFSARRPEDNQLFIHEMTLDSGQITYLQASHSSRTAIDLSPDGRYLSMIYRMPSDDGDEVYTLDLTVTDSAPVKLSCMDGCSGNARDLAYSPDGQYLAIARRQSNITEDIFLYDLTSGKQTRLTEGMEDIRGLSWHPDGRYLVFGLESSGRRRGYRLDVTSGVLVDLAVPGLSYPQFVPGTHQVVYNHYARQYDIAYLDLARQTPQTPFPLLYSGHSQRLPDYSAASGRVVYISNETGANEVWTADRHGRNRIQHTQMQGRALYPRWSADGRKIAFIAPDEMDEGNQIYVLDLDTGALAVLPSPYRNHSRVFWGPDDSYVFSTVGDDLIGFSVTGGPLLQLPRIRVDRGQMLDSQQLVYSRKDRPGLWLLNLAAYIMDANARRVAAKGASSESEYILKTMQAASVQLPVDITTSPLPEPSALLRGRSRDNSTDWGHAPKDVLLADKRNWVVTDEGVYFKQRVLPDEFMLSRLMSDGTVERILRVPSSYLSTFGTLAYIPGLQRLLMTQTQYPQRDILLLEHPRLQ; from the coding sequence ATGGCACAAGCAGATATGAGTGTGGGATATGGCTTTAAGCTGGCAGATTGTCGGGTAGATAGGGCGGATAATACTCTGTGTTTTACCGGGGAAGATAAAATCTCGCTGCAGCCAAAGTTTATTGATGTGCTGACCGTATTAGCTGAGCGTTATCCCGAGGTTGTCACCCGCGAGGTTCTGATTGATAAAATCTGGGATGGCAATACCTATGTTGGCAGCAGAGCACTGACCAACGCCATTTGGCACTTACGTCAGCAATTAGCTCGGCTTGATGACGATACTGTGATTGATACAGTGCGTAAAACCGGGTATCGACTGCTGATTAAGCCGGAATTTGATTATCCCGTGTCGTCTGGTGCTGGGCAAACAGATACTAACCTTGTCGATAATGATCATGCTGATAGTACCGGTAATCGCTTACCCCAACGCAAATCTTTAGTGATGGTTGTTGGGATTGCCAGTGTGCTGTTAGCACTGGTGTTTATGGCCGGAATATTGATGTGGCATGCACAACATGAGGATCATGAGGGGCATACCAGTAGTCGCTATCTCACTCGGGAAGATGGCTCAGAGCGTTATCCGTCAGTGTCTCCCGATGGCCGCTATTTAGTGTATGGCGCATCGAGTCAGGGCAGAGGTTACAGCTTGTTTCTAAAACCTCTAGATAACCCTGCAGCGATTTCTCGGCGTCTTACCGGCCCGGATATTAATGCCACCCGTGCCATTTGGCATCCTGATGGTAAACGTTTGTTTTTTAGTGCTCGTCGCCCTGAAGATAATCAGCTTTTTATTCATGAAATGACGTTGGACTCAGGGCAGATAACTTATCTTCAGGCCAGTCATTCCAGCCGTACAGCCATTGATTTATCTCCTGATGGTCGTTATCTGAGCATGATTTACCGTATGCCATCAGATGATGGGGATGAAGTCTATACCTTGGACTTAACGGTTACTGATAGCGCGCCGGTAAAACTCAGTTGTATGGATGGTTGCAGCGGGAATGCCAGGGATTTGGCTTACAGTCCTGATGGGCAATATCTGGCGATTGCTAGGCGTCAGAGCAATATTACCGAAGATATTTTTTTATATGATTTGACCAGTGGTAAGCAGACCCGTCTGACCGAAGGGATGGAAGATATTCGCGGGTTAAGCTGGCATCCCGATGGCCGTTATCTGGTGTTCGGGTTAGAAAGCTCTGGGCGGCGGCGGGGTTACCGTCTGGATGTGACATCCGGTGTGTTGGTGGATCTTGCTGTGCCTGGGCTTAGCTATCCTCAATTTGTTCCGGGGACTCATCAGGTGGTTTATAACCACTATGCCCGCCAATATGATATTGCTTACCTTGATTTAGCAAGGCAAACCCCTCAAACCCCTTTCCCGCTATTGTACTCTGGCCATAGTCAACGTTTACCCGATTATTCTGCGGCCAGTGGTCGGGTGGTATATATCTCCAATGAAACCGGCGCGAACGAGGTATGGACAGCTGATCGTCATGGTCGCAATCGTATTCAGCATACCCAGATGCAAGGTCGAGCGCTTTATCCTCGTTGGTCCGCTGATGGCCGTAAAATAGCCTTTATTGCTCCGGATGAAATGGATGAAGGGAATCAAATCTATGTACTGGATTTGGATACTGGGGCTCTGGCGGTATTACCTTCCCCCTATCGTAACCATTCACGGGTTTTCTGGGGGCCAGATGACAGTTATGTTTTTTCTACGGTAGGTGATGATCTGATCGGTTTTTCTGTCACTGGTGGCCCACTGTTGCAGCTCCCTCGGATCCGGGTTGATCGTGGTCAGATGCTGGATTCACAGCAATTAGTATACAGTCGCAAAGATCGCCCCGGACTTTGGTTACTTAATCTCGCGGCATATATCATGGATGCCAATGCACGAAGGGTGGCAGCTAAAGGGGCATCCTCCGAGAGTGAGTACATACTGAAAACAATGCAGGCTGCCAGTGTGCAGTTACCGGTTGACATAACAACATCGCCCCTACCTGAGCCTAGTGCGTTACTGCGTGGCCGTAGCCGTGATAATAGTACTGACTGGGGTCATGCACCAAAAGATGTGCTGTTAGCGGATAAACGGAATTGGGTGGTTACGGATGAAGGGGTTTATTTTAAGCAGCGGGTACTGCCAGATGAGTTTATGTTGAGTCGGTTAATGTCTGATGGCACGGTGGAGCGAATTTTACGGGTGCCATCTTCATATCTCAGTACTTTTGGTACGCTGGCATATATTCCGGGGCTGCAGCGATTGCTGATGACGCAGACACAATATCCGCAGCGGGACATTCTGTTACTGGAGCATCCGCGGCTGCAATAG
- the rbsK gene encoding ribokinase — translation MSIKNIVVLGSVNQDHTVQAPRLPTKGETVMGHRHVLARGGKGANQAVAAGRLGAQVDFISCMGDDGFARDALIAFEADGINIEHITLCENHNTGIALILVDDNGGNCIAISPNANNKLTAEVVDNKQDTIAKADYLLLQLETPLDGVERAVDIARENHAKVVLNPAPARPLPDSLLAKLDLITPNETEAEVLTGIKVTDEASATVACQHFIEKGVKEVIITMGSQGAFLYRNGQGTLIPGFRVDATDTTAAGDTFNGALLVALSEGQSMEDAVVFAHRASAISVTRMGAQTSIPYRHELDAIVELELK, via the coding sequence ATGAGCATAAAAAATATTGTTGTTCTTGGCAGTGTCAATCAGGACCATACCGTTCAGGCACCACGACTGCCAACCAAAGGCGAAACCGTCATGGGTCACCGTCACGTGTTAGCGCGCGGCGGCAAAGGCGCCAACCAAGCTGTTGCCGCAGGCCGTTTGGGCGCTCAGGTAGACTTTATCTCCTGCATGGGCGATGACGGCTTTGCCCGCGACGCTCTGATCGCATTTGAAGCCGATGGCATTAATATCGAACACATCACCCTGTGTGAAAACCACAATACCGGTATTGCGTTGATCTTGGTGGATGATAATGGCGGTAACTGCATCGCAATTTCACCTAATGCCAACAATAAACTGACCGCTGAAGTGGTGGATAATAAGCAAGATACTATCGCCAAAGCTGATTACCTGCTGCTGCAATTGGAAACGCCGCTCGATGGGGTGGAACGTGCAGTTGATATTGCCCGGGAAAACCATGCCAAAGTGGTATTAAACCCTGCACCAGCTCGACCACTGCCTGATAGCTTGCTGGCGAAATTGGATCTGATTACCCCAAATGAAACCGAAGCAGAAGTACTAACCGGCATTAAAGTCACAGATGAAGCTTCTGCGACTGTCGCTTGTCAGCACTTTATCGAAAAGGGTGTTAAAGAAGTGATTATCACCATGGGCAGCCAAGGTGCCTTCCTGTACCGCAATGGTCAGGGTACCTTGATCCCCGGCTTCCGGGTAGATGCTACCGACACCACCGCCGCCGGTGATACTTTTAATGGTGCCTTACTGGTTGCCCTAAGTGAAGGCCAGAGCATGGAAGATGCTGTGGTATTTGCTCACCGCGCCAGTGCGATTTCCGTTACCCGCATGGGTGCCCAAACTTCAATTCCATACCGTCATGAGCTGGATGCCATTGTTGAACTGGAACTGAAATAA
- a CDS encoding anhydro-N-acetylmuramic acid kinase gives MTALYIGLMSGTSMDGVDAVLVDFGAGQPHLIASHSQAMPSHLFKGLQRLCQPGSDEINRLGRLDRTVGLLFADAVNQLLAKAGISPAQVLAIGSHGQTIRHMPSLDTGFTLQIGDPNTIAVNTGIDVIADFRRKDVALGGQGAPLVPAFHQEVFAKPGHQRIILNIGGISNITYLPGDETKVVGFDTGPGNTLIDYWMQQCQRQSFDHEGRWAASGATNQALLDQMLSHPYFAEAYPKSTGKEMFNHVWLEQQLAHFGQLRDEDIQSTLLDLTCASIAAEVLALSPAGELYVCGGGAMNLTLLARLRQRLPEYHIATTAALGVDPKWVEGIAFAWLAMRFNQRLPANLPAVTGASRQAILGAHFPAV, from the coding sequence ATGACCGCACTGTATATCGGTTTGATGTCCGGCACCAGCATGGATGGTGTCGATGCCGTATTAGTGGACTTTGGCGCAGGACAGCCTCACTTAATTGCCAGCCATAGCCAGGCAATGCCATCCCATCTGTTTAAAGGGCTACAGCGTCTATGTCAGCCCGGCTCAGATGAAATCAACCGGCTTGGTCGTTTAGATCGAACCGTCGGTCTGCTGTTTGCCGATGCGGTAAACCAGCTGCTTGCAAAAGCGGGTATATCTCCCGCGCAAGTATTAGCTATCGGCAGCCACGGCCAGACAATACGCCATATGCCGAGTTTAGATACCGGATTTACCCTACAAATAGGCGATCCCAACACCATTGCGGTGAATACCGGCATTGATGTTATTGCTGATTTTCGTCGTAAAGATGTGGCACTCGGCGGGCAAGGTGCGCCACTGGTTCCCGCCTTCCACCAAGAAGTTTTTGCTAAGCCCGGCCACCAGCGCATCATTCTTAATATTGGCGGGATCAGCAATATTACTTACCTACCGGGAGATGAAACCAAAGTCGTGGGCTTTGATACCGGGCCAGGTAACACCTTAATTGATTATTGGATGCAACAATGCCAACGGCAATCTTTCGACCACGAAGGACGCTGGGCTGCCAGTGGTGCAACTAATCAGGCATTACTGGATCAGATGCTGTCACACCCATATTTTGCCGAGGCATACCCAAAAAGTACCGGCAAAGAGATGTTCAACCATGTTTGGCTTGAGCAGCAACTGGCGCACTTCGGCCAATTGCGTGACGAAGATATTCAATCAACCTTACTGGATTTAACCTGTGCCAGCATTGCGGCAGAAGTATTGGCTCTGTCGCCCGCCGGGGAACTCTATGTCTGTGGCGGTGGCGCGATGAATTTGACCTTACTTGCCCGACTGCGCCAACGTTTACCTGAATATCATATTGCGACTACCGCAGCCTTGGGGGTTGACCCTAAATGGGTGGAGGGGATTGCTTTTGCATGGTTGGCGATGCGTTTTAATCAACGCCTACCGGCCAATTTACCCGCTGTGACTGGCGCGAGTCGTCAGGCCATACTCGGAGCCCACTTCCCAGCGGTATAG
- a CDS encoding DUF6776 family protein, producing MLRVNRWLSRLYGSERRYRASNTYLVLLTLVAFILGILAYHTWLDWRPMSPDNQQQLIDSLQADLQDRAGELASRNLELEVAKNANSDMKKLFAEQLQREKKLQRELTFYRSVMAPEHAAAGVAINGVELMPGLLKGQQRIELVLMQLDKRKEPIKGRVDIRLIGSRHNKVKTLSLEKLTDQELKFSFRYFQMLDSEFTLPKDFKLARVDVKVIVPATRWNEGAESQQTFSVPAITAGGQEPRVILEQNGQVTDNPAQ from the coding sequence ATGTTGAGAGTTAACCGTTGGCTCAGTCGACTGTACGGATCCGAGCGCCGCTACCGAGCGTCCAACACTTATCTGGTGTTATTGACCCTGGTCGCCTTTATTCTCGGGATTTTAGCGTATCATACTTGGTTAGATTGGCGCCCCATGTCACCAGATAACCAGCAGCAATTGATTGATTCATTGCAGGCTGATTTGCAGGATAGGGCTGGTGAACTGGCCAGTCGAAATTTGGAACTGGAAGTGGCTAAAAATGCCAACAGCGATATGAAAAAGCTATTTGCTGAGCAATTGCAGCGGGAGAAAAAATTGCAGCGGGAGCTGACATTTTACCGCAGTGTGATGGCGCCTGAGCATGCCGCAGCTGGCGTTGCCATTAATGGAGTTGAGTTGATGCCTGGGTTGCTGAAGGGCCAACAACGAATTGAACTGGTGTTGATGCAACTTGATAAGCGCAAAGAACCGATTAAAGGTCGAGTTGATATCCGCTTAATTGGCAGTCGACATAATAAGGTTAAGACGTTGTCCTTGGAGAAATTAACGGATCAGGAACTGAAATTCAGTTTCCGTTATTTCCAGATGCTTGACAGTGAATTTACCTTGCCAAAAGACTTTAAGTTGGCCCGGGTTGATGTCAAAGTGATTGTACCTGCCACCCGGTGGAATGAAGGCGCGGAATCACAGCAGACGTTTAGTGTGCCGGCCATAACAGCTGGTGGACAGGAACCGCGGGTAATACTTGAACAAAATGGTCAGGTAACAGATAATCCCGCACAATAA